A stretch of the Serratia marcescens genome encodes the following:
- the atzF gene encoding allophanate hydrolase: MSDPVEACGFTLSEWQHHYQTRPAGERLACVSATIETLIAGLNPDDNAWLYLATPAQREQQYRQLAQRLEAVAGDLSRLPLFGVPFAIKDNIDVGGWPTSAACPAFTYQAAADATVVAHLRAAGAIALGKTNLDQFATGLVGTRSPYGAVVNSFDSRYVSGGSSSGSASVVARGLVPFALGTDTAGSGRVPAGFNNIVGLKPTKGRLSNRGVVPACRLNDTVSVFALTVADAAQVAELASGFDAADPYSRPDPHTAPADIPAAPRFAIPAQLEFFGDAQAERAFHRALAQLQAGGATLEPLDFAPFRTLAEQLYYGPWVAERTVAIEQVLEASPQAIDPVVRGIVGNGLSYSACDAYKAEYLRAELARQIAQRLAPFDALVVPTAPTIRTLAEMAQEPVLFNSQFGTYTNFTNLADLSALALPGPLREDGLPAGITLIAPAWHDRALAAFGLRWQRQCALPLGAIGRALPPQPAPAPSAGHVRLAVVGAHLSGMPLNAQLTQRDAVRVEQTVTAPCYRLYALADTEPPKPGLARVAQGAAIRVELWDIPLARFGEFVAEIPSPLGIGTLLLADGRRVKGFICEAWALEGATDITEFGGWRDYLAGVKGA; the protein is encoded by the coding sequence ATGAGCGACCCTGTTGAAGCGTGCGGTTTTACCCTCAGTGAATGGCAGCACCATTATCAAACCCGTCCGGCGGGCGAGCGTCTCGCCTGCGTCAGCGCGACGATCGAAACGCTGATCGCCGGGCTGAACCCGGACGATAACGCCTGGCTGTATCTCGCCACGCCGGCGCAGCGCGAGCAGCAGTATCGGCAGCTGGCGCAACGGCTGGAAGCGGTCGCCGGCGATCTCAGCCGCCTGCCGCTGTTCGGCGTGCCCTTTGCCATCAAAGACAATATCGACGTCGGCGGCTGGCCGACCAGCGCCGCCTGCCCGGCGTTCACCTATCAAGCCGCGGCGGACGCCACCGTGGTCGCCCATCTGCGCGCCGCCGGGGCGATCGCACTCGGTAAAACCAACCTCGACCAGTTCGCTACCGGGTTGGTGGGCACCCGCTCACCTTACGGCGCGGTGGTCAACAGCTTCGACAGCCGCTACGTCAGCGGCGGTTCCAGCTCCGGCTCCGCCTCGGTGGTGGCGCGCGGCCTGGTGCCGTTCGCGCTGGGCACCGACACCGCCGGTTCGGGGCGCGTGCCCGCTGGGTTCAACAACATCGTCGGGCTGAAGCCGACCAAAGGGCGGCTGTCCAACCGCGGCGTGGTGCCGGCCTGCCGGTTGAACGATACGGTGTCGGTCTTCGCGCTGACGGTGGCCGATGCCGCGCAGGTGGCGGAGCTGGCGAGCGGCTTTGACGCGGCAGATCCGTATTCCCGCCCCGATCCGCATACCGCGCCGGCGGATATTCCCGCCGCGCCGCGTTTCGCCATCCCCGCCCAGCTGGAGTTTTTCGGTGACGCTCAGGCTGAGCGGGCGTTTCACCGTGCGCTGGCGCAGCTGCAGGCGGGCGGCGCCACGCTGGAACCCCTCGATTTCGCGCCGTTTCGCACCCTGGCGGAGCAGCTGTATTACGGCCCCTGGGTGGCGGAGCGCACCGTGGCGATTGAGCAGGTGCTGGAAGCGAGCCCGCAGGCTATCGATCCGGTGGTGCGCGGCATCGTCGGCAACGGCCTGAGCTACAGCGCCTGCGACGCCTACAAGGCGGAATACCTGCGTGCCGAATTAGCGCGGCAGATCGCCCAGCGGCTGGCGCCGTTCGACGCGCTGGTGGTGCCGACCGCGCCCACTATTCGCACCCTGGCGGAGATGGCGCAGGAGCCGGTGCTGTTCAATTCGCAGTTCGGCACTTACACCAATTTCACCAACCTGGCCGATCTGAGCGCGCTGGCGCTGCCGGGACCGCTGCGCGAAGACGGGTTGCCGGCGGGCATTACCCTGATTGCGCCCGCCTGGCATGACCGGGCGCTGGCGGCATTTGGCCTGCGCTGGCAACGGCAATGCGCCTTGCCGCTCGGCGCTATCGGCCGAGCATTGCCGCCGCAGCCCGCGCCGGCGCCGTCGGCGGGACATGTGCGTCTGGCGGTAGTGGGCGCTCACCTCAGCGGCATGCCGCTCAACGCCCAGCTGACGCAGCGCGACGCGGTGCGGGTGGAGCAAACCGTCACCGCCCCCTGCTATCGCCTGTATGCGCTGGCCGATACCGAGCCGCCGAAGCCGGGTCTGGCGCGCGTGGCGCAGGGGGCGGCGATCCGCGTTGAGCTGTGGGACATCCCGCTGGCCCGTTTCGGCGAGTTTGTGGCGGAGATCCCGTCGCCCTTGGGCATCGGCACGCTGCTGCTGGCGGACGGCCGGCGGGTGAAGGGGTTTATCTGCGAAGCCTGGGCGCTGGAAGGCGCCACGGATATTACCGAGTTTGGCGGCTGGCGTGACTATCTCGCCGGCGTTAAGGGGGCATGA
- the uca gene encoding urea carboxylase: protein MFTTVLIANRGEIACRAIRTLKRLGVTSVAVYSDADRNAPHVTEADRAVALGGDKAADSYLRIDKILAAAAATGAQAIYPGYGFLSESAEFADACEAAGIAFIGPTAAQIREFGLKHRARELAALAGVPMTPGTGLLESVEQAVTAAARIGYPVMLKSTAGGGGIGLTRCDDEAALRDAYDSVKRLGEQFFRDAGAFIERFVDRARHVEVQIFGNGQGRVVALGERDCSLQRRNQKVVEETPAPHLPAATRQALHRAAVALGESVNYRSAGTVEFIYDAARDEFYFLEVNTRLQVEHPITEMVTGLDLIEGMLQVAAGDALDWAALQRAPQGAAIEVRLYAEDPLKNFQPSPGVLTEVHFPADVRLDGWVATGSEVSAFYDPMIAKLIVHGADRAQALEKLRVALAATRLHGIATNLDYLRQVIATPQFQRGDVWTRLLDDVRFQPHCLEVLQPGTYSSVQDYPGRLGYWDIGVPPSGPMDDFAFRLANRIVGNHPAAAGLEFTLQGPTLRFHCDAIIALTGASCPADLDGEAVAYWRPIAVRTGQVLTLGRATHGCRTYLAVRNGFDVPVYLGSRSTFALGQFGGHAGRTLRVADMLAIAQPTLAACTTPAPIAAPQAMDDSLIPHYGDQWHIGVLYGPHGAPDFFTAESIEAFFATDWQVHYNSNRLGVRLAGPKPEWAREDGGEAGLHPSNVHDCEYAIGAINFTGDFPVILTRDGPSLGGFVCPVTIAKAELWKVGQVKPGDRIRFHPIGFRQAQSLEQAQLGSIEALAAVKAITLPPPDLAPAETVSAAVLAALPAAEGRPAVAYRQAGDGYLLMEYGENVLDLALRLRIHLLMQSLRQEAIPGVAELAPGVRSLQIRYDSRQISQADLLQRLLARERALGDVSRLKVPTRTVWLPMAFEDSATLGAVDRYQQTVRASAPWLPNNVDFIQRINGLSQREQVRDILFDASYLILGLGDVYLGAPCAVPLDPRHRLLSSKYNPARTHTAEGTVGIGGMYMCIYGMDSPGGYQLVGRTLPIWNKFLKNPQFTAGEPWLLRFFDQVRFYPVSEQELDEQREAFREGRMQVRIEESEFDFAAYTDFLADNAEAIADFQHRQQQAFSAEVARWRSDDDEAEAQLLPPVEEDAIDGDLVSADLNGSVWKILVEPGQAVAAGQPLIVVEAMKMELAVTAPRAGIVKRISCRQGRPVGPGDALLWLEKAV, encoded by the coding sequence ATGTTTACTACCGTACTGATCGCTAACCGCGGAGAGATCGCCTGCCGCGCCATTCGCACCCTGAAACGCCTGGGCGTCACCAGCGTAGCGGTCTATTCCGACGCCGACCGCAATGCGCCGCACGTCACCGAGGCCGACAGGGCAGTGGCGCTCGGCGGCGACAAGGCCGCCGACAGCTACCTGCGCATCGACAAAATCCTCGCGGCGGCGGCGGCCACCGGCGCGCAGGCGATCTACCCCGGCTACGGCTTTTTGTCCGAGAGCGCCGAGTTTGCCGACGCCTGCGAGGCGGCGGGCATCGCCTTTATCGGCCCGACGGCGGCGCAGATCCGCGAGTTCGGCCTCAAGCACCGAGCGCGCGAGCTGGCGGCGTTGGCCGGAGTGCCGATGACGCCGGGCACTGGCTTGCTGGAGAGCGTTGAGCAGGCGGTTACCGCCGCCGCGCGCATCGGCTACCCGGTGATGCTGAAAAGCACCGCCGGCGGTGGCGGCATCGGCCTGACGCGCTGTGACGACGAGGCGGCGCTGCGCGACGCCTACGACAGCGTCAAACGGCTGGGAGAACAGTTCTTCCGCGACGCCGGCGCCTTTATCGAACGCTTCGTCGATCGCGCGCGCCACGTCGAGGTGCAGATTTTCGGTAACGGCCAGGGGCGGGTGGTAGCGCTCGGCGAGCGCGATTGCTCGCTGCAGCGCCGCAACCAAAAAGTGGTGGAAGAAACCCCGGCGCCGCACCTGCCGGCGGCAACCCGCCAGGCGCTGCATCGGGCGGCGGTGGCGCTGGGCGAATCGGTGAATTACCGCAGCGCCGGCACCGTGGAATTCATTTACGACGCCGCGCGCGACGAGTTTTACTTCTTGGAAGTGAACACCCGCTTACAGGTAGAGCACCCGATCACCGAGATGGTCACCGGCCTGGATCTGATCGAAGGCATGCTGCAGGTGGCGGCGGGCGACGCGCTGGATTGGGCGGCGCTGCAACGCGCGCCGCAGGGCGCGGCGATCGAAGTGCGCCTCTACGCCGAAGATCCGTTGAAAAACTTCCAGCCCAGCCCCGGCGTGCTGACTGAAGTGCATTTCCCCGCCGACGTGCGCCTCGACGGGTGGGTGGCGACCGGCAGCGAAGTCTCGGCGTTTTACGATCCGATGATCGCCAAGCTGATCGTGCACGGCGCTGACCGCGCGCAGGCGCTGGAAAAACTGCGCGTCGCGCTGGCGGCGACCCGTTTGCACGGTATCGCCACCAACCTCGATTATCTGCGACAGGTGATCGCCACGCCGCAATTTCAGCGCGGCGACGTTTGGACGCGCCTGCTGGACGATGTGCGTTTCCAGCCGCACTGCCTCGAAGTGCTGCAACCCGGCACCTACAGCAGCGTGCAGGATTATCCCGGCCGCCTCGGCTATTGGGACATCGGCGTACCGCCGTCCGGCCCGATGGACGACTTCGCGTTCCGGCTGGCCAACCGCATCGTCGGCAACCACCCGGCGGCCGCCGGGCTGGAGTTTACCCTGCAGGGGCCGACGCTGCGCTTTCATTGCGACGCCATCATCGCGCTGACGGGTGCCAGCTGCCCGGCCGACCTGGACGGCGAAGCGGTCGCTTACTGGCGGCCGATCGCGGTGCGGACCGGGCAGGTGCTGACGCTGGGGCGCGCCACGCACGGCTGCCGCACCTATCTGGCGGTACGCAACGGCTTTGATGTGCCGGTGTATCTCGGCAGCCGCTCCACCTTTGCGCTGGGCCAGTTCGGCGGCCACGCCGGGCGCACCCTGCGCGTGGCGGACATGCTGGCGATCGCTCAACCGACGCTGGCTGCTTGCACCACGCCGGCGCCGATCGCCGCGCCACAGGCGATGGACGACAGCCTGATCCCGCACTACGGCGATCAGTGGCACATCGGCGTGCTGTACGGTCCGCACGGCGCGCCGGACTTTTTCACCGCTGAATCAATAGAGGCCTTCTTCGCTACCGACTGGCAGGTGCATTACAACTCCAACCGCCTCGGCGTGCGCCTGGCGGGGCCGAAGCCCGAATGGGCGAGAGAGGACGGCGGCGAAGCCGGTTTGCATCCTTCCAACGTGCACGACTGCGAGTACGCCATCGGCGCGATCAATTTCACCGGCGACTTCCCGGTGATCCTGACCCGCGACGGGCCCAGCCTCGGCGGCTTCGTCTGCCCGGTGACCATCGCCAAGGCCGAGCTGTGGAAAGTGGGGCAGGTGAAGCCGGGCGACCGCATCCGGTTCCATCCGATCGGCTTTCGCCAGGCGCAGTCGCTGGAGCAGGCGCAGTTGGGCAGCATCGAAGCGCTGGCGGCGGTGAAGGCCATCACCCTGCCGCCGCCGGATCTGGCTCCGGCGGAGACCGTTTCCGCTGCGGTGCTGGCGGCGCTGCCGGCGGCGGAAGGGCGCCCGGCGGTGGCGTATCGCCAGGCGGGGGACGGTTACCTCCTGATGGAGTACGGCGAAAACGTGCTCGATCTGGCGCTGCGGCTGCGCATTCATCTGCTGATGCAGTCGCTGCGGCAGGAGGCGATACCGGGCGTGGCGGAGCTGGCGCCGGGCGTGCGTTCGCTGCAAATCCGCTACGACAGCCGGCAGATTAGCCAGGCCGATCTGCTGCAGCGCCTGCTGGCGCGCGAACGGGCGCTGGGGGACGTCAGCCGCCTGAAGGTGCCGACGCGCACCGTTTGGCTGCCGATGGCGTTCGAGGATTCGGCCACGCTGGGCGCGGTGGATCGCTATCAGCAGACGGTGCGTGCCTCGGCGCCCTGGCTGCCGAACAACGTCGATTTCATTCAGCGCATCAACGGTCTGAGCCAACGCGAGCAGGTGCGCGACATTCTGTTCGACGCCAGCTACCTGATCCTCGGGCTGGGGGACGTCTACCTCGGTGCACCCTGCGCGGTGCCGCTCGATCCGCGCCATCGCCTGCTGAGCTCCAAATACAACCCGGCGCGCACCCACACCGCCGAAGGAACGGTCGGCATCGGCGGCATGTACATGTGCATTTACGGCATGGATTCGCCGGGCGGTTACCAGCTGGTGGGGCGCACGCTGCCGATCTGGAACAAATTCCTCAAAAACCCGCAGTTCACCGCCGGTGAGCCCTGGCTGCTGCGCTTCTTCGATCAGGTGCGCTTCTACCCGGTCAGCGAGCAAGAACTGGACGAGCAGCGCGAAGCGTTCCGCGAAGGGCGCATGCAGGTGCGTATCGAAGAGAGCGAATTCGACTTCGCTGCCTACACCGATTTCCTGGCCGACAACGCCGAGGCGATCGCCGACTTCCAGCATCGCCAGCAGCAGGCGTTCAGCGCCGAAGTGGCGCGCTGGCGCAGCGATGACGACGAGGCCGAGGCGCAGCTGTTGCCGCCGGTTGAAGAAGACGCGATCGACGGCGATTTGGTCAGCGCCGATCTGAACGGCAGCGTGTGGAAGATCCTGGTGGAGCCGGGGCAGGCGGTGGCGGCCGGGCAGCCGCTGATCGTGGTCGAGGCGATGAAGATGGAATTGGCGGTCACCGCGCCGCGCGCCGGGATCGTCAAACGTATCAGCTGCCGGCAGGGGCGGCCGGTCGGGCCGGGCGACGCCCTGCTGTGGCTGGAAAAAGCGG
- a CDS encoding right-handed parallel beta-helix repeat-containing protein, with product MAQMSKEDPQFNAGKAAAQVNDGGEFVEYTPEQFGAVGDGLADDREAVSAMFAKVAIDAAKSIKKRQVRMANVYRLTLGTAWQPLQIPSNCHVYGGGEIHLDDDTPQINIFNTVEQSNFIVEDLRITRKATQKDADPIWWYATRACTGMAFTRCENFTVRNCVISMHTDALGLSDCTSVTLENNLLKDLGEEPIAVRGGRHITIQNNELTNHQGDGILLKTGVNREAYDILIVNNHIHDGHKPAKPAGAGHTQRGGGVTLNNEVTGTPHSFTNLTVANNHIVNTSYGIALGGISDINISNNYIKTIERFGIQIDYSLVNNPTKIPTNNSRIIGNHVEDTVENGIDYHGNNDISVAESVIADNFLNFCGTSTASAFNGIAATEATLSGNIINNCKVALFANSCVMTGNKITNSGWTSSQVWIKLYGDRTVFSGNRVTDSDFGYIRFLNGKNAIIEGNVIKLAAPARALELGGAFDETTLIGKNVWDCAFKPILSTIAGVTGNRLIQYSFPNEGVDHITPQMFGAKGDWNDTAGVGTDDTQAFKQAIAYAINQGYKKLYVPAGNYYITDTLNLGGENYTGDKGIAIEGENWISTTFFFKPTSNNHACFESKGGSGIHTNRYISDVTITPSKGALYTGTGYRINGSCFMRHERLLIMKFFVNLHLLNGYAGAFTEFVSFHSCRFHRGLSNILMESNGGDSSFHGVGFHEIQCQIKVSGNPGDGGTNTDAGVGLELRGNANTVRWYNGFCYIHLFGGVGATAIKLTRTNTNNILGQFTCEGETILQSDGSTFECRGGFYNVSNTTYNVAAEPVNGIAAAFVFDNMMSNTARFANAAIADMAPRQLPWSLADRASNGAYPAIFHGIKGESDNLFYAARGGNTNYHYFGGISPGNSLQGFEPGVRLAQDGASFISFAPKFTLGANNNTTSSGVSISPADFSPQKDIATALGQPSFKWSGLYTKQLTVADNGIYPAGNGAYPIGGPNNQFSSGHIKVLNIYDSANVNGDPIGVRVAVPASAAAPGKVGQWSADAAFFYVCTAANTWRRVTLENW from the coding sequence ATGGCTCAAATGTCAAAAGAAGATCCGCAGTTCAACGCAGGAAAAGCCGCCGCTCAGGTCAATGACGGCGGCGAATTCGTTGAATATACCCCTGAACAGTTCGGCGCCGTAGGCGATGGCCTAGCCGATGATCGAGAGGCTGTCAGCGCCATGTTCGCTAAAGTGGCTATCGACGCCGCTAAATCGATAAAAAAACGCCAGGTCAGAATGGCGAATGTTTATAGATTGACGCTGGGTACGGCTTGGCAGCCTTTGCAGATCCCCAGCAACTGTCATGTTTATGGCGGTGGTGAAATTCACCTGGATGACGATACGCCTCAAATCAACATTTTTAATACCGTTGAGCAGTCGAATTTTATCGTAGAAGATCTGAGGATCACGAGAAAGGCGACCCAGAAAGATGCAGATCCTATTTGGTGGTATGCCACTCGCGCGTGTACCGGCATGGCTTTCACCCGTTGTGAAAACTTCACGGTGAGGAATTGCGTCATCAGTATGCATACTGATGCTTTAGGCCTTTCTGACTGTACGTCCGTTACTCTTGAGAACAATTTACTTAAAGATCTGGGAGAGGAACCTATCGCGGTTCGTGGCGGCCGCCATATCACGATCCAGAATAACGAGCTGACGAATCACCAGGGCGACGGGATCCTGCTGAAAACGGGCGTGAACAGAGAGGCTTATGACATCTTAATCGTGAACAATCATATTCACGATGGGCACAAGCCTGCGAAACCGGCAGGGGCAGGGCACACGCAAAGAGGGGGCGGGGTGACGCTCAATAACGAGGTGACCGGAACGCCTCATTCATTCACTAACCTGACCGTTGCCAATAACCATATTGTTAATACCAGCTATGGCATCGCACTGGGTGGAATCAGTGACATTAATATCTCTAATAACTATATCAAAACGATCGAAAGGTTCGGCATTCAGATAGACTATTCCTTAGTAAATAACCCCACCAAAATTCCTACGAATAATTCACGAATTATTGGGAATCACGTTGAAGATACCGTTGAGAATGGCATCGACTATCACGGAAATAACGATATTTCTGTCGCGGAGTCTGTTATCGCAGATAACTTTTTAAATTTCTGTGGTACCTCCACGGCGTCGGCCTTCAATGGCATTGCCGCAACGGAGGCGACCCTTTCAGGCAATATTATCAATAACTGTAAGGTCGCCCTGTTCGCCAATAGCTGCGTGATGACCGGCAACAAAATAACCAACTCCGGATGGACCAGCAGCCAGGTGTGGATCAAGCTCTATGGCGACCGCACGGTGTTTTCCGGCAATCGGGTAACGGACTCTGATTTTGGTTATATCCGCTTTTTGAATGGGAAAAACGCTATTATTGAAGGGAATGTGATTAAGCTTGCTGCGCCTGCCCGGGCACTGGAGTTAGGCGGGGCATTTGACGAAACGACCCTCATTGGCAAGAACGTCTGGGATTGCGCTTTTAAACCGATTCTCTCTACGATTGCTGGGGTAACGGGCAATCGACTTATTCAATATTCCTTCCCGAATGAAGGCGTGGACCACATTACCCCTCAGATGTTCGGTGCGAAGGGCGATTGGAATGATACAGCCGGCGTTGGAACGGATGATACGCAGGCGTTTAAACAGGCTATCGCCTATGCGATTAATCAAGGCTACAAGAAGCTCTATGTTCCTGCTGGCAACTATTACATTACGGATACGTTAAATTTAGGGGGGGAAAACTACACCGGAGATAAAGGCATTGCGATAGAGGGTGAAAATTGGATTAGTACGACATTCTTCTTTAAACCGACGTCTAATAATCATGCGTGTTTTGAGTCGAAAGGCGGTTCCGGGATCCATACCAACAGATATATCAGCGACGTGACGATTACGCCGTCCAAGGGTGCGTTATATACGGGCACCGGCTATCGGATCAATGGTTCCTGCTTCATGCGGCATGAAAGACTGCTGATTATGAAATTTTTTGTGAACCTACATCTGTTGAATGGCTATGCCGGTGCGTTTACCGAGTTCGTAAGTTTTCACTCTTGCCGGTTCCACCGCGGCCTGTCCAACATATTGATGGAGAGCAATGGCGGGGATAGCTCCTTCCACGGCGTGGGGTTCCACGAAATTCAATGTCAGATCAAAGTCTCCGGCAATCCGGGCGATGGTGGCACAAATACGGATGCCGGCGTGGGGCTGGAGCTGAGAGGAAACGCCAACACGGTGCGGTGGTACAATGGTTTCTGTTATATCCACCTGTTCGGCGGCGTCGGCGCTACGGCGATTAAACTCACCCGAACCAACACCAATAACATCCTGGGGCAGTTTACTTGCGAAGGTGAAACCATTCTTCAGAGTGATGGAAGCACCTTTGAATGTCGAGGCGGTTTCTATAACGTGAGTAATACCACTTACAATGTGGCGGCAGAGCCGGTAAACGGCATCGCGGCGGCATTTGTGTTTGATAACATGATGAGCAATACGGCAAGATTCGCCAACGCGGCAATCGCCGATATGGCTCCGAGGCAGCTTCCGTGGTCCTTGGCGGACAGGGCCAGCAATGGCGCTTATCCAGCCATTTTTCATGGCATCAAGGGTGAATCCGATAACCTGTTCTATGCCGCCAGAGGGGGGAATACCAACTACCATTACTTTGGCGGCATTTCTCCAGGCAATAGCCTTCAGGGGTTTGAACCAGGCGTAAGACTGGCTCAGGACGGGGCTTCTTTCATTAGTTTTGCACCTAAGTTTACGCTTGGCGCTAATAACAATACGACCAGCAGTGGCGTATCCATCTCCCCCGCGGATTTTTCGCCGCAGAAGGATATCGCGACCGCCTTAGGACAACCTTCATTCAAATGGAGCGGGTTGTACACTAAGCAGTTAACGGTTGCGGATAATGGCATTTACCCGGCCGGCAACGGCGCTTACCCTATTGGTGGGCCGAATAACCAATTCTCCTCTGGCCACATAAAAGTGTTGAATATTTATGATTCAGCAAACGTGAACGGAGACCCCATAGGTGTCAGAGTCGCCGTCCCCGCTTCGGCCGCCGCCCCCGGTAAAGTCGGCCAATGGTCGGCAGACGCCGCATTCTTTTATGTTTGTACGGCGGCCAATACCTGGAGAAGGGTCACGTTAGAAAACTGGTAG